A single genomic interval of Corvus cornix cornix isolate S_Up_H32 chromosome 1, ASM73873v5, whole genome shotgun sequence harbors:
- the ACOD1 gene encoding cis-aconitate decarboxylase isoform X2, producing the protein MILDTLGVGLLGTSTEVCQKVTQYSKIYSSDLSSTIWGHLDFRLPPLYAAFVNGVAVHSMDFDDTWHPATHPSGAVLSAVIALSEAFPQKKKISGLDLLLAFNVGIEVQGRLLHFSREAKNIPKRFHPPAVVGTMGSAAACAKLLALDQLECKNALAIAASYAGAPLANAATQIKPLHVGNAAKHGLEAACLALQGLEGNKQILDMESGMGAFYTDYNPQTLPTLQSYPWLLDQQDVAIKRFPAHLATHWVADAASSVRRKLVESSENLLPLDKIEKVILKVPEVKYVNRPSPASEHEARHSFQFVACSALLDGSMSVQSFSTENVHRPALQELLCKTQLEHPPDNTPSFDSLYCEVSIILEDGNMISDRCTTFYGHWRKPLKKEDLEKKFQSNALGILPAEAVEGIVETVYNLEKVEDCSVLSTFLSGQSARALPDKLRFL; encoded by the exons ATCTACAGCTCAGATTTATCCAGTACCATCTGGGGCCACTTGGATTTCCGACTGCCTCCTCTGTATGCAGCTTTTGTGAATGGAGTGGCT gTGCACTCAATGGACTTCGATgacacctggcatccagccacACACCCATCCGGGGCTGTGCTCTCCGCAGTGATTGCACTCTCAGAGGCctttcctcagaagaaaaaaatctctggtCTTGATCTGCTCTTAGCTTTCAATGTGGGAATTGAAGTGCAAGGCAGGTTGCTGCACTTCTCCAGAGAAGCCAAGAATATTCCAAAACG gTTTCACCCACCAGCTGTGGTTGGTACAATGGGGAGTGCAGCAGCTTGTGCTAAACTGTTAGCTCTTGACCAGCTGGAATGTAAAAATGCCTTGGCTATTGCTGCCTCCTATGCAGGTGCCCCACTGGCTAATGCAGCAACCCAGATAAAGCCCCTCCACGTTGGGAATGCTGCCAAGCACGGATTGGAAGCAGCTTGCTTAGCTTTACAGGGTCttgaaggaaacaaacagaTCTTGGACATGGAGTCAGGGATGGGTGCCTTTTATACAGATTACAACCCACAGACTCTGCCAACCTTGCAGTCCTACCCCTGGCTCTTGGACCAGCAAGATGTGGCCATCAAACGCTTTCCTGCTCATCTTGCAACACACTGGGTGGCTGATGCAGCATCTTCTGTTAGGAGGAAGCTTGTGGAGAGCAGTGAGAACTTGCTCCCCCTTGATAAAATTGAGAAAGTCATTCTCAAAGTCCCTGAGGTCAAATATGTGAACAGACCTAGCCCAGCCTCAGAGCATGAAGCACGACACTCCTTCCAGTTTGTTGCgtgctctgctttgctggacGGCAGCATGTCAGTCCAGTCCTTCTCCACTGAGAATGTTCACCGGCCAGCCTTGCAGGAGCTCCtctgcaaaacacagctggagCACCCTCCTGACAACACCCCCAGCTTTGACAGCCTTTACTGCGAAGTGAGCATCATACTTGAGGATGGCAACATGATCAGCGACCGCTGCACTACCTTCTACGGGCACTGGAGGAAACCTCTGAAAAAGGAGGACTTGGAGAAAAAGTTTCAATCCAATGCCCTTGGCATTCTGCCTGCTGAAGCTGTGGAAGGCATTGTAGAGACCGTGTACAACCTGGAAAAAGTAGAGGACTGCTCTGTGTTAAGTACATTCCTATCAGGACAGTCAGCTAGAGCGCTTCCAGACAAGCTGCGCTTCCTTTGA